A stretch of Lactuca sativa cultivar Salinas chromosome 6, Lsat_Salinas_v11, whole genome shotgun sequence DNA encodes these proteins:
- the LOC111896650 gene encoding splicing factor U2af small subunit B isoform X2 has protein sequence MAEHLASIFGTEKDRVNCPFYFKIGACRHGDRCSRLHTKPSISPTLLLSNMYQRPDMITPGVDAQGNPIDPRKIQDHFEDFYEDLFEELNKYGEIESLNVCDNLADHMVGNVYVQFREEEYAAKALKNLTGRYYAGRPIIVDFSPVTDFREATCRQYEENTCNRGGYCNFMHLKRIGRELRRELFGRYRRRHSRSRSRSRSPYRHRSYEERGHSGHSHSRRYDDRDRDRDYYHERGSRRHRSTSPLHRRQLSPVREGSEERRAKIEEWNRKREEAAKVNMSGSV, from the exons ATGGCGGAGCATTTAGCGTCGATCTTCGGGACGGAGAAGGACAGAGTCAATTGTCCATTTTACTTCAAGATTGGAGCCTGTAGGCATGGCGATCGATGTTCCAGGCTCCACACAAAACCTAGCATTAGTCCTACATTGTTACTGTCTAACATGTACCAGCGCCCTGATATGATCACTCCTGGCGTCGATGCTCAAGGAAATCCAATCGATCCTCGAAAAATCCAAGATCACTTCGAG gatttctATGAAGATCTCTTCGAGGAGCTGAACAAGTATGGGGAAATCGAAAGCTTGAATGTTTGTGACAACCTTGCTGACCACATG GTGGGAAATGTATATGTTCAGTTTAGGGAAGAAGAATACGCTGCAAAAGCACTCAAGAATCTCACTGGAAGATACTACGCAG GTCGACCAATCATTGTTGACTTCTCACCTGTGACTGATTTCCGGGAAGCAACTTGCAGACAATATGAAGAAAACACCTGCAATCGTGGTGGATACTGCAACTTCATGCATCTAAAAAGAATTGGCAG GGAATTGAGGAGAGAGCTGTTTGGTAGGTATAGAAGAAGGCATAGTCGTAGCAGAAGTAGGAGTAGAAGTCCATACAGACATCGAAGCTATGAAGAGCGAGGGCATTCTGGTCATTCTCATAGCAGAAGATATGATGACAGGGATAGAGACAGGGATTACTACCATGAGAGAGGGTCAAGAAGGCATAGAAGCACAAGCCCTCTTCATAGGAGACAGCTTAGTCCTGTTAGGGAAGGTAGTGAAGAAAGGCGTGCAAAAATTGAGGAATGGAATAGGAAAAGGGAAGAAGCAGCAAAAGTCAACATG TCAGGTTCAGTGTGA
- the LOC111896652 gene encoding glucomannan 4-beta-mannosyltransferase 2, which translates to MADLRMQFGIQWDLIKTPLIVPLLQLAVYICLAMTLMLFIERLYMGVVIILIKLFWKKPEQRYKWQPIDEDTESGNSSFPMVLIQIPMFNEKEVYKISIGAACNLSWPADRLVIQVLDDSTDVNIKDLIEKECRRWANKGVKIWYQIRESRGGYKAGALKEGLTHDYVKNCKYVTIFDADFRPEPDFLRRAIPFLEFNPKIALVQARWRFVNSDECLLTRMQEMSLDYHFTVEQEVGSATHAFFGFNGTGGVWRIAAINEAGGWKDRTTVEDMDLAVRAGLKGWKFLYLGDIQVNSELPSTFKAFRFQQHRWSCGPANLFRKMVLEIIRNKKVTFWKKVYVIYSFFFVRKIIAHMVTFFFFCIVLPVTILVPEVKVPTWGAIYIPCIITTLNSVGTPRSIHLLFYWILFENVMSLHRTKATFIGLLDAKRSNEWVVTEKLGDSVKNKKSNLKQIKPDPISKPFKFNLSNRIHLTELGFAVFLFFIGCYDFMYGNHRYFVYIFLQVVTFLIVGFGYVGTVVPS; encoded by the exons ATGGCGGACTTACGAATGCAATTTGGGATACAGTGGGACCTTATAAAGACGCCATTGATAGTCCCATTGCTGCAATTAGCAGTCTATATATGCTTAGCCATGACTCTGATGCTTTTTATCGAAAGACTTTACATGGGTGTTGTTATTATCCTCATAAAACTCTTCTGGAAGAAACCTGAACAGCGATACAAATGGCAACCGATTGATGAAGATACAGAGAGTGGGAATTCATCTTTTCCAATGGTTCTTATTCAAATCCCAATGTTCAACGAAAAAGAG GTATACAAGATCTCAATCGGTGCAGCATGTAACCTGTCATGGCCGGCCGACCGCCTTGTGATTCAAGTTCTCGATGATTCCACCGACGTCAACATCAAG GATTTGATTGAGAAAGAATGTCGACGATGGGCTAACAAAGGAGTAAAGATTTGGTACCAAATTAGAGAGAGTCGTGGAGGGTATAAAGCTGGTGCATTGAAAGAAGGATTAACTCATGATTATGTGAAGAACTGTAAATACGTCACCATATTTGACGCCGATTTCCGGCCGGAACCGGATTTTCTCCGGCGAGCCATTCCGTTCCTTGAGTTCAACCCTAAAATTGCCCTTGTTCAAGCTCGGTGGCGATTTG TAAATTCAGatgaatgtttattgacaagaatGCAAGAAATGTCACTGGATTACCATTTCACAGTGGAGCAAGAAGTAGGATCAGCCACTCATGCGTTTTTCGGTTTTAACG GAACCGGCGGTGTGTGGAGGATCGCCGCCATCAACGAGGCCGGTGGTTGGAAGGACCGGACCACCGTCGAGGACATGGATCTTGCAGTCCGAGCCGGTCTCAAGGGGTGGAAATTTCTCTATCTCGGTGACATTCAG GTCAATAGTGAACTTCCTAGTACGTTCAAAGCATTCCGTTTCCAACAACATAGGTGGTCTTGCGGTCCAGCCAATTTGTTTAGGAAAATGGTGCTTGAGATTATTAGGAACAAG AAAGTGACATTTTGGAAGAAGGTGTACGTAATCTATAGTTTTTTCTTTGTGCGAAAAATCATCGCTCACATGGTCACGTTTTTCTTCTTTTGCATTGTTCTTCCGGTCACCATTTTAGTCCCCGAAGTCAAAGTCCCCACATGGGGAGCCATCTACATTCCTTGCATAATTACCACATTGAATTCGGTGGGGACACCAAG ATCGATCCATTTATTATTCTACTGGATTCTTTTTGAGAACGTGATGTCATTGCATCGGACTAAGGCAACCTTCATTGGTCTACTTGATGCAAAGAGATCCAACGAATGGGTTGTCACTGAAAAGCTCGGAGATTCTGTCAAGAACAAAAAATCAAATCTTAAACAAATCAAACCCGATCCCATATCCAAACCATTTAAATTTAACCTTAGTAACAG GATTCATCTTACAGAATTGGGATTTGCagtgttcttgttcttcattgGATGCTATGATTTTATGTATGGAAATCATCGATATTTCGTATACATTTTCCTCCAAGTGGTGACTTTCTTGATCGTTGGATTTGGTTATGTGGGCACTGTCGTCCCTTCTTAG
- the LOC111896650 gene encoding splicing factor U2af small subunit B isoform X1 — translation MAEHLASIFGTEKDRVNCPFYFKIGACRHGDRCSRLHTKPSISPTLLLSNMYQRPDMITPGVDAQGNPIDPRKIQDHFEDFYEDLFEELNKYGEIESLNVCDNLADHMVGNVYVQFREEEYAAKALKNLTGRYYAGRPIIVDFSPVTDFREATCRQYEENTCNRGGYCNFMHLKRIGRELRRELFGRYRRRHSRSRSRSRSPYRHRSYEERGHSGHSHSRRYDDRDRDRDYYHERGSRRHRSTSPLHRRQLSPVREGSEERRAKIEEWNRKREEAAKVNMVNDYEH, via the exons ATGGCGGAGCATTTAGCGTCGATCTTCGGGACGGAGAAGGACAGAGTCAATTGTCCATTTTACTTCAAGATTGGAGCCTGTAGGCATGGCGATCGATGTTCCAGGCTCCACACAAAACCTAGCATTAGTCCTACATTGTTACTGTCTAACATGTACCAGCGCCCTGATATGATCACTCCTGGCGTCGATGCTCAAGGAAATCCAATCGATCCTCGAAAAATCCAAGATCACTTCGAG gatttctATGAAGATCTCTTCGAGGAGCTGAACAAGTATGGGGAAATCGAAAGCTTGAATGTTTGTGACAACCTTGCTGACCACATG GTGGGAAATGTATATGTTCAGTTTAGGGAAGAAGAATACGCTGCAAAAGCACTCAAGAATCTCACTGGAAGATACTACGCAG GTCGACCAATCATTGTTGACTTCTCACCTGTGACTGATTTCCGGGAAGCAACTTGCAGACAATATGAAGAAAACACCTGCAATCGTGGTGGATACTGCAACTTCATGCATCTAAAAAGAATTGGCAG GGAATTGAGGAGAGAGCTGTTTGGTAGGTATAGAAGAAGGCATAGTCGTAGCAGAAGTAGGAGTAGAAGTCCATACAGACATCGAAGCTATGAAGAGCGAGGGCATTCTGGTCATTCTCATAGCAGAAGATATGATGACAGGGATAGAGACAGGGATTACTACCATGAGAGAGGGTCAAGAAGGCATAGAAGCACAAGCCCTCTTCATAGGAGACAGCTTAGTCCTGTTAGGGAAGGTAGTGAAGAAAGGCGTGCAAAAATTGAGGAATGGAATAGGAAAAGGGAAGAAGCAGCAAAAGTCAACATGGTCAATGATTATGAGCATTGA
- the LOC111896615 gene encoding uncharacterized protein LOC111896615 — MEFWGVEVKPNETLKVPVEDFKLLHISQVALGEVKNGKKVENVAVRAHFNDQKYVLATLSSERAPQVMFDLLFEQDLELSHGWKDGSVYFCGYIADNPIEDEDFECDSSDEDEAMNFLANGAPQGKPKASLKDVTEEDDSEEDDDSEDDDMVDSDDSEEEEEEKKVEVKPVKKPVQAAKRPAENAPKTPVPAKKAKSNTPQKSDGKKGGQTATPHPSSKQGFKKGKKNGNRFNGNFTYLYFFQTSPLHPPFLLFFKQTFFHSPNRIRLAMEFWGVEVKPNETLKVAVEDFKLLRISQVALGEVKNGKKVENVQVRVNFNGQKFVLATLSSERIPQLLFDLLFEKDVELSHGWKDGSVYFCGYFASNPDEDYRFGPSDDDDEEEAINLTANGAPQGKPKASLKDVTEEDDSESEDDDDSDDDMVDSDDSEEKEVKPVKKPVNAGKRPAESAPKTPVSEKKAKSNTPQKTDGKKGGHTATPYPSSKQSFKKGKKNGNR; from the exons GTGTTGAGGTTAAACCTAATGAAACCCTTAAAGTCCCAGTTGAGGATTTCAAGCTCCTTCACATCTCTCAG GTTGCTTTGGGAGAGGTGAAGAATGGGAAAAAGGTTGAGAATGTCGCTGTTCGTGCTCACTTCAATGATCAAAAGTACGTTCTAGCAACTTTATCTTCTGAACGTGCACCACAAGTTATGTTTGATTTGCTATTTGAGCAAGATCTCGAGCTTTCTCATGGCTGGAAAGATGGCAGCGTTTATTTCTGCGGATATATTGCAGATAACCCAATCGA GGATGAAGACTTTGAATGTG ATTCTTCTGATGAAGATGAAGCAATGAACTTTCTTGCTAACG GTGCACCTCAAGGTAAGCCAAAAGCATCTTTGAAGGATGTAACTGAAGAAGATGACTCTGAAGAAGATGatgactctgaagatgatgatatGGTTGACTCAGATGACtcggaggaagaagaagaagagaaaaag GTGGAAGTGAAGCCTGTGAAGAAACCAGTTCAAGCTGCAAAAAGACCTGCTGAAAATGCACCCAAGACACCAGTTCCTGCTAAGAAAGCAAAATCCAACACTCCTCAAAAATCAG ATGGGAAGAAAGGTGGACAAACAGCAACCCCACATCCATCATCAAAACAAGGtttcaagaaaggaaagaaaaatggGAATAGA TTTAACGGCAACTTCACCTATTTATATTTCTTTCAAACATCTCCTCTTCATCCGCCTTTTCTCCTTTTTTTCAAACAAACATTCTTTCATTCCCCCAATCGCATCCGACTAGCAATGGAATTTTGGG GTGTTGAGGTTAAACCTAATGAAACCCTTAAAGTCGCAGTCGAGGATTTCAAGCTCCTTCGCATCTCTCAG GTTGCGTTGGGAGAGGTGAAGAATGGGAAAAAAGTCGAGAATGTCCAAGTTCGTGTTAACTTCAATGGTCAAAAGTTCGTTCTAGCAACCTTATCTTCTGAACGTATACCACAGCTTTTGTTCGATTTGCTATTTGAGAAAGATGTGGAGCTTTCTCATGGCTGGAAGGATGGAAGCGTTTACTTCTGTGGATACTTCGCAAGTAACCCAGACGA GGACTATAGATTTG GTccttctgatgatgatgatgaagaagaagcaaTCAACCTTACTGCTAATG GTGCACCTCAAGGTAAGCCAAAAGCATCTTTGAAGGATGTAACTGAAGAAGATGACTCGGAATCAGAAGATGATGATGACTCAGATGATGATATGGTTGACTCAGATGACTCTGAAGAAAAAGAAGTGAAGCCTGTGAAGAAACCTGTTAACGCTGGAAAAAGACCTGCTGAAAGTGCACCCAAGACACCAGTTTCTGAAAAGAAAGCAAAATCCAACACTCCACAAAAAACAG ATGGGAAGAAAGGTGGACATACAGCAACCCCATATCCATCATCAAAACAAAGtttcaagaaaggaaagaaaaatggGAATAGATGA